One Gossypium hirsutum isolate 1008001.06 chromosome A11, Gossypium_hirsutum_v2.1, whole genome shotgun sequence genomic window carries:
- the LOC107901492 gene encoding uncharacterized protein isoform X1, whose protein sequence is MLFVTYSLFSSLCVLCVERSRYSRHFSAGIFCFLPCSTQVGSQPIASVAWLSMLRLLIILSKDGTLHVWKTRLEVNPNKPPTQVNFFEPASIESLDIPRLLSQQGGEAVYPLPRIKALEVHPKLNLAALLFANMTSADMKSRAAYTREGRKQLFAVLQSARGSSASFLKEKLSSMGSSGILAEHHLQAQLQEQHNKGQNHLTISDIARKAFLYSHFMEGHAKTVPISRLPLITIMDSKKQLKDIPVCQPFHLELNFFNKETRVLHYPIRAFYVEGMNLMAYNICSGAESTYKKLFTSIPGNVEYYPKHMVYSEKRHLFLVVYEFSGTTNEVVLYWENTDLKLSNSKGSTVKGFDAAFIGPNENHFAILDEDKSGLALYILPGAVLQEANGQKGAVEPNLLPDEPVDVKLKSVQGPIPFMFDTEVDHIFSTPIESTLIFACNGKQIGLAKLIQGSWLPNSDGHYISTKAEGKKYARLKANEIVLQVHWQQTLRGYVAGVLTTQRVLIVSVDLDVLASSSSKFDKGNPPFRSLLWVGPALLFSTATAVCILGWDGKVRTILSISMPNAALVGALNDRLLLANPTYINPRQKRGVEIKSCLVGLLEPLLIGFATMQQNFEQKLGLSEILYQITSRFDSLRITPRSLDILARGPPVCGDLAVSLSQAGPQFTQVLRGVYAIRALRFSTALSVLKDEFVRSRDYPKCPPTSHLFHRFRQLGHACIKYGQFDSAKETFEVIADYESMLDLFICHLNHSAMRRLAQRLEEEGADSELRRYCERILRIRSSGWTQGIFANFAAESMVPKGPEWGGGNWEIKTPMTLKSIPQWELAAEVMPYMKTDDGAIPSVISDHIGVYLGVIKGRGNVIEVREGSLVIPGATDSKPNGVHTFMDKSIDKSVGVAGGGTKADSFKGLETLMKPHDSSTTFDEQPKAAEEFKKTMYGTTNNGSSSDEEGVSKTKKLQIRIRDKPTSGTVDVNKIKEATKRLGDGLGLPKTRTKSLSGVFQDLGKNQQQPYPATSGAVNNPTISAPGDLFGTEAWAQPTFLSKPTPAPTCWNSGSNKKRFASRSKSNRSRKRKQAEQQARNLNVQQEL, encoded by the exons ATGCTTTTCGTCACCTATTCTCTGTTTTCAAGCCTGTGTGTTTTGTGCGTTGAAAGAAGTAGATATTCTAGGCACTTTTCTGCTGGGATATTTTGTTTTTTGCCATGCAGTACTCAGGTGGGTTCTCAACCTATTGCATCAGTTGCTTGGCTCTCAATGTTGCGTTTACTTATCATTCTCTCCAAGGATGGAACTCTACATGTTTGGAAAACACGACTGGAAGTTAATCCAAATAAACCTCCAACGCAAGTAAATTTTTTTGAGCCTGCTT CAATTGAATCATTGGACATTCCACGTCTTCTTTCTCAGCAGGGTGGGGAAGCAGTTTATCCCCTACCAAGAATCAAAGCTTTGGAAGTTCACCCAAAATTGAACTTAGCAGCTCTGCTTTTTGCA AATATGACCAGTGCTGACATGAAGAGCAGAGCTGCTTACACTAGGGAAGGAAGGAAACAACTCTTTGCAGTTCTGCAAAGTGCCAGGGGATCTTCAG CATCTTTCTTAAAGGAGAAGCTCTCATCCATGGGTTCCTCGGGAATTTTGGCTGAACATCATCTTCAAGCGCAACTGCAAGAACAACACAATAAGGG CCAAAATCATCTTACGATTTCAGACATTGCACGGAAGGCATTCCTCTACAGT CATTTCATGGAAGGTCATGCTAAAACTGTCCCTATATCTAGGCTACCTCTCATCACTATTATGGATTCCAAAAAACAACTGAAGGACATTCCTGTTTGCCAG CCCTTTCATTTGGAGCTCAACTTTTTCAACAAGGAGACTCGAGTACTTCATTATCCTATCAGGGCTTTTTATGTAGAGGGCATGAATCTTATGGCTTACAATATTTGTTCTGGAGCAGAGAGTACTTACAAGAAACTTTTCACATCG ATCCCTGGAAATGTGGAATATTATCCTAAGCATATGGTTTATAGTGAGAAGCGGCATCTATTTCTCGTTGTTTATGAGTTTAGTGGCACTACAAATGAAGTGGTCCTTTATTGGGAAAATACTGATCTAAAGTTGTCTAATAGTAAAGGAAGCACAGTTAAAG GTTTCGATGCAGCATTTATTGGTCCCAATGAAAATCACTTTGCTATTCTTGATGAAGATAAGTCTGGCTTGGCTCTGTATATCCTTCCAGGCGCAGTTTTACAAGAAGCTAACGGACAAAAGGGTGCAGTTGAACCAAATCTTTTACCTGATGAACCTGTGGATGTAAAATTGAAATCTGTTCAGGGTCCTATTCCATTTATGTTTGACACTGAAGTCGATCATATATTTTCCACTCCTATAG AGTCCACTTTGATATTTGCTTGTAATGGGAAGCAGATTGGCTTGGCAAAGTTGATTCAAGGGTCCTGGCTTCCAAATTCTGATGGTCACTATATATCGACGAAAGCAGAAGGGAAAAAGTATGCAAGGTTAAAAGCAAATGAGATTGTGCTTCAG GTACATTGGCAACAAACTCTGAGAGGCTACGTTGCTGGAGTATTAACCACTCAAAGAGTGCTTATAGTTTCAGTAGATCTTGATGTACTTGCAAGCAGTTCCTCTAAATTTGACAAAGGAAATCCTCCA TTTAGATCCCTTTTGTGGGTTGGACCTGCACTTCTCTTTTCTACTGCAACTGCAGTTTGTATTTTAGGATGGGATGGGAAAGTGAGGACTATACTTTCCATTAGCATGCCAAATGCAG CTCTAGTTGGGGCTCTAAATGACCGGTTGTTGCTCGCTAACCCTACGTATATTAATCCCAGACAAAAGAGGGGGGTTGAGATTAAGAGTTGTCTTGTTGGGCTTCTCGAACCTCTTCTTATTGGTTTTGCTACCATGCAACAAAATTTTGAGCAGAAGCTTGGCCTTTCTGAAATATTGTACCAAATAACATCAAG GTTTGACAGCCTACGTATCACTCCTCGATCTCTTGATATTTTAGCTAGAGGTCCTCCTGTTTGCGGAGATCTTGCAGTATCATTATCCCAAGCAGGTCCACAGTTCACTCAG GTTCTGCGGGGAGTCTATGCAATCAGGGCACTTCGTTTCTCTACTGCTTTATCTGTTTTGAAGGATGAATTTGTGCGTTCTAGAGATTATCCAAAATGTCCACCAACCTCTCATTTGTTCCACCGATTCCGCCAATTGGGACATGCCTGTATCAA GTATGGTCAGTTTGACAGTGCAAAGGAAACTTTTGAAGTCATAGCAGACTACGAAAGCATGCTAGACCTGTTTATATGCCACCTCAACCACAGTGCAATGCGGCGTCTTGCTCAGAGGCTAGAAGAAGAAGGTGCTGATTCAGAATTGAGGCGATATTGTGAAAGGATTTTAAGAATCCGCTCAAGCGGTTGGACACAAGGCATTTTTGCCAACTTTGCTGCAGAAAGTATGGTTCCTAAAGGCCCTGAATGGGGTGGTGGAAACTGGGAAATCAAGACCCCTATGACCTTGAAGAGTATACCCCAATGGGAGCTTGCTGCAGAAGTTATGCCATACATGAAGACTGATGATGGTGCCATTCCATCAGTTATCTCAGATCATATTGGTGTTTACCTTGGTGTAATAAAAGGAAGAGGTAACGTTATCGAAGTAAGGGAAGGTAGCCTGGTCATACCTGGAGCTACTGACAGTAAGCCAAATGGAGTCCATACTTTTATGGATAAATCTATTGATAAATCTGTGGGAGTTGCAGGTGGTGGAACCAAGGCTGATTCTTTTAAGGGTCTGGAAACTTTAATGAAACCACATGACAGTTCCACTACCTTTGATGAACAACCTAAAGCTGCAGAAGAATTTAAGAAAACAATGTATGGCACAACTAATAATGGTAGCAGCAGCGATGAGGAGGGAGTATCAAAAACTAAGAAGTTACAGATCAGAATACGAGACAAGCCGACATCAGGCACAGTGGATGTCAATAAGATTAAAGAAGCAACAAAGCGACTTGGTGATGGCTTGGGTCTACCTAAAACTAGAACAAAATCACTGAGTGGAGTTTTTCAGGATCTTGGTAAGAATCAACAGCAACCTTATCCTGCTACCAGTGGGGCTGTGAATAATCCCACAATTTCTGCCCCTGGAGATCTCTTTGGCACTGAGGCATGGGCACAACCtacatttttatcaaaaccaaCTCCTGCGCCCACCTGTTGGAACAGTGGCAGCAACAAAAAGAGATTTGCAAGCAGAAGCAAGAGTAATCGAAGCAGAAAAAGAAAACAAGCAGAGCAGCAAGCAAGAAACTTGAATGTACAGCAAGAATTGTAA
- the LOC107901492 gene encoding uncharacterized protein isoform X2, translating to MIGITQVGSQPIASVAWLSMLRLLIILSKDGTLHVWKTRLEVNPNKPPTQVNFFEPASIESLDIPRLLSQQGGEAVYPLPRIKALEVHPKLNLAALLFANMTSADMKSRAAYTREGRKQLFAVLQSARGSSASFLKEKLSSMGSSGILAEHHLQAQLQEQHNKGQNHLTISDIARKAFLYSHFMEGHAKTVPISRLPLITIMDSKKQLKDIPVCQPFHLELNFFNKETRVLHYPIRAFYVEGMNLMAYNICSGAESTYKKLFTSIPGNVEYYPKHMVYSEKRHLFLVVYEFSGTTNEVVLYWENTDLKLSNSKGSTVKGFDAAFIGPNENHFAILDEDKSGLALYILPGAVLQEANGQKGAVEPNLLPDEPVDVKLKSVQGPIPFMFDTEVDHIFSTPIESTLIFACNGKQIGLAKLIQGSWLPNSDGHYISTKAEGKKYARLKANEIVLQVHWQQTLRGYVAGVLTTQRVLIVSVDLDVLASSSSKFDKGNPPFRSLLWVGPALLFSTATAVCILGWDGKVRTILSISMPNAALVGALNDRLLLANPTYINPRQKRGVEIKSCLVGLLEPLLIGFATMQQNFEQKLGLSEILYQITSRFDSLRITPRSLDILARGPPVCGDLAVSLSQAGPQFTQVLRGVYAIRALRFSTALSVLKDEFVRSRDYPKCPPTSHLFHRFRQLGHACIKYGQFDSAKETFEVIADYESMLDLFICHLNHSAMRRLAQRLEEEGADSELRRYCERILRIRSSGWTQGIFANFAAESMVPKGPEWGGGNWEIKTPMTLKSIPQWELAAEVMPYMKTDDGAIPSVISDHIGVYLGVIKGRGNVIEVREGSLVIPGATDSKPNGVHTFMDKSIDKSVGVAGGGTKADSFKGLETLMKPHDSSTTFDEQPKAAEEFKKTMYGTTNNGSSSDEEGVSKTKKLQIRIRDKPTSGTVDVNKIKEATKRLGDGLGLPKTRTKSLSGVFQDLGKNQQQPYPATSGAVNNPTISAPGDLFGTEAWAQPTFLSKPTPAPTCWNSGSNKKRFASRSKSNRSRKRKQAEQQARNLNVQQEL from the exons ATGATTGGAAT TACTCAGGTGGGTTCTCAACCTATTGCATCAGTTGCTTGGCTCTCAATGTTGCGTTTACTTATCATTCTCTCCAAGGATGGAACTCTACATGTTTGGAAAACACGACTGGAAGTTAATCCAAATAAACCTCCAACGCAAGTAAATTTTTTTGAGCCTGCTT CAATTGAATCATTGGACATTCCACGTCTTCTTTCTCAGCAGGGTGGGGAAGCAGTTTATCCCCTACCAAGAATCAAAGCTTTGGAAGTTCACCCAAAATTGAACTTAGCAGCTCTGCTTTTTGCA AATATGACCAGTGCTGACATGAAGAGCAGAGCTGCTTACACTAGGGAAGGAAGGAAACAACTCTTTGCAGTTCTGCAAAGTGCCAGGGGATCTTCAG CATCTTTCTTAAAGGAGAAGCTCTCATCCATGGGTTCCTCGGGAATTTTGGCTGAACATCATCTTCAAGCGCAACTGCAAGAACAACACAATAAGGG CCAAAATCATCTTACGATTTCAGACATTGCACGGAAGGCATTCCTCTACAGT CATTTCATGGAAGGTCATGCTAAAACTGTCCCTATATCTAGGCTACCTCTCATCACTATTATGGATTCCAAAAAACAACTGAAGGACATTCCTGTTTGCCAG CCCTTTCATTTGGAGCTCAACTTTTTCAACAAGGAGACTCGAGTACTTCATTATCCTATCAGGGCTTTTTATGTAGAGGGCATGAATCTTATGGCTTACAATATTTGTTCTGGAGCAGAGAGTACTTACAAGAAACTTTTCACATCG ATCCCTGGAAATGTGGAATATTATCCTAAGCATATGGTTTATAGTGAGAAGCGGCATCTATTTCTCGTTGTTTATGAGTTTAGTGGCACTACAAATGAAGTGGTCCTTTATTGGGAAAATACTGATCTAAAGTTGTCTAATAGTAAAGGAAGCACAGTTAAAG GTTTCGATGCAGCATTTATTGGTCCCAATGAAAATCACTTTGCTATTCTTGATGAAGATAAGTCTGGCTTGGCTCTGTATATCCTTCCAGGCGCAGTTTTACAAGAAGCTAACGGACAAAAGGGTGCAGTTGAACCAAATCTTTTACCTGATGAACCTGTGGATGTAAAATTGAAATCTGTTCAGGGTCCTATTCCATTTATGTTTGACACTGAAGTCGATCATATATTTTCCACTCCTATAG AGTCCACTTTGATATTTGCTTGTAATGGGAAGCAGATTGGCTTGGCAAAGTTGATTCAAGGGTCCTGGCTTCCAAATTCTGATGGTCACTATATATCGACGAAAGCAGAAGGGAAAAAGTATGCAAGGTTAAAAGCAAATGAGATTGTGCTTCAG GTACATTGGCAACAAACTCTGAGAGGCTACGTTGCTGGAGTATTAACCACTCAAAGAGTGCTTATAGTTTCAGTAGATCTTGATGTACTTGCAAGCAGTTCCTCTAAATTTGACAAAGGAAATCCTCCA TTTAGATCCCTTTTGTGGGTTGGACCTGCACTTCTCTTTTCTACTGCAACTGCAGTTTGTATTTTAGGATGGGATGGGAAAGTGAGGACTATACTTTCCATTAGCATGCCAAATGCAG CTCTAGTTGGGGCTCTAAATGACCGGTTGTTGCTCGCTAACCCTACGTATATTAATCCCAGACAAAAGAGGGGGGTTGAGATTAAGAGTTGTCTTGTTGGGCTTCTCGAACCTCTTCTTATTGGTTTTGCTACCATGCAACAAAATTTTGAGCAGAAGCTTGGCCTTTCTGAAATATTGTACCAAATAACATCAAG GTTTGACAGCCTACGTATCACTCCTCGATCTCTTGATATTTTAGCTAGAGGTCCTCCTGTTTGCGGAGATCTTGCAGTATCATTATCCCAAGCAGGTCCACAGTTCACTCAG GTTCTGCGGGGAGTCTATGCAATCAGGGCACTTCGTTTCTCTACTGCTTTATCTGTTTTGAAGGATGAATTTGTGCGTTCTAGAGATTATCCAAAATGTCCACCAACCTCTCATTTGTTCCACCGATTCCGCCAATTGGGACATGCCTGTATCAA GTATGGTCAGTTTGACAGTGCAAAGGAAACTTTTGAAGTCATAGCAGACTACGAAAGCATGCTAGACCTGTTTATATGCCACCTCAACCACAGTGCAATGCGGCGTCTTGCTCAGAGGCTAGAAGAAGAAGGTGCTGATTCAGAATTGAGGCGATATTGTGAAAGGATTTTAAGAATCCGCTCAAGCGGTTGGACACAAGGCATTTTTGCCAACTTTGCTGCAGAAAGTATGGTTCCTAAAGGCCCTGAATGGGGTGGTGGAAACTGGGAAATCAAGACCCCTATGACCTTGAAGAGTATACCCCAATGGGAGCTTGCTGCAGAAGTTATGCCATACATGAAGACTGATGATGGTGCCATTCCATCAGTTATCTCAGATCATATTGGTGTTTACCTTGGTGTAATAAAAGGAAGAGGTAACGTTATCGAAGTAAGGGAAGGTAGCCTGGTCATACCTGGAGCTACTGACAGTAAGCCAAATGGAGTCCATACTTTTATGGATAAATCTATTGATAAATCTGTGGGAGTTGCAGGTGGTGGAACCAAGGCTGATTCTTTTAAGGGTCTGGAAACTTTAATGAAACCACATGACAGTTCCACTACCTTTGATGAACAACCTAAAGCTGCAGAAGAATTTAAGAAAACAATGTATGGCACAACTAATAATGGTAGCAGCAGCGATGAGGAGGGAGTATCAAAAACTAAGAAGTTACAGATCAGAATACGAGACAAGCCGACATCAGGCACAGTGGATGTCAATAAGATTAAAGAAGCAACAAAGCGACTTGGTGATGGCTTGGGTCTACCTAAAACTAGAACAAAATCACTGAGTGGAGTTTTTCAGGATCTTGGTAAGAATCAACAGCAACCTTATCCTGCTACCAGTGGGGCTGTGAATAATCCCACAATTTCTGCCCCTGGAGATCTCTTTGGCACTGAGGCATGGGCACAACCtacatttttatcaaaaccaaCTCCTGCGCCCACCTGTTGGAACAGTGGCAGCAACAAAAAGAGATTTGCAAGCAGAAGCAAGAGTAATCGAAGCAGAAAAAGAAAACAAGCAGAGCAGCAAGCAAGAAACTTGAATGTACAGCAAGAATTGTAA
- the LOC107901492 gene encoding uncharacterized protein isoform X3, whose protein sequence is MGSSGILAEHHLQAQLQEQHNKGQNHLTISDIARKAFLYSHFMEGHAKTVPISRLPLITIMDSKKQLKDIPVCQPFHLELNFFNKETRVLHYPIRAFYVEGMNLMAYNICSGAESTYKKLFTSIPGNVEYYPKHMVYSEKRHLFLVVYEFSGTTNEVVLYWENTDLKLSNSKGSTVKGFDAAFIGPNENHFAILDEDKSGLALYILPGAVLQEANGQKGAVEPNLLPDEPVDVKLKSVQGPIPFMFDTEVDHIFSTPIESTLIFACNGKQIGLAKLIQGSWLPNSDGHYISTKAEGKKYARLKANEIVLQVHWQQTLRGYVAGVLTTQRVLIVSVDLDVLASSSSKFDKGNPPFRSLLWVGPALLFSTATAVCILGWDGKVRTILSISMPNAALVGALNDRLLLANPTYINPRQKRGVEIKSCLVGLLEPLLIGFATMQQNFEQKLGLSEILYQITSRFDSLRITPRSLDILARGPPVCGDLAVSLSQAGPQFTQVLRGVYAIRALRFSTALSVLKDEFVRSRDYPKCPPTSHLFHRFRQLGHACIKYGQFDSAKETFEVIADYESMLDLFICHLNHSAMRRLAQRLEEEGADSELRRYCERILRIRSSGWTQGIFANFAAESMVPKGPEWGGGNWEIKTPMTLKSIPQWELAAEVMPYMKTDDGAIPSVISDHIGVYLGVIKGRGNVIEVREGSLVIPGATDSKPNGVHTFMDKSIDKSVGVAGGGTKADSFKGLETLMKPHDSSTTFDEQPKAAEEFKKTMYGTTNNGSSSDEEGVSKTKKLQIRIRDKPTSGTVDVNKIKEATKRLGDGLGLPKTRTKSLSGVFQDLGKNQQQPYPATSGAVNNPTISAPGDLFGTEAWAQPTFLSKPTPAPTCWNSGSNKKRFASRSKSNRSRKRKQAEQQARNLNVQQEL, encoded by the exons ATGGGTTCCTCGGGAATTTTGGCTGAACATCATCTTCAAGCGCAACTGCAAGAACAACACAATAAGGG CCAAAATCATCTTACGATTTCAGACATTGCACGGAAGGCATTCCTCTACAGT CATTTCATGGAAGGTCATGCTAAAACTGTCCCTATATCTAGGCTACCTCTCATCACTATTATGGATTCCAAAAAACAACTGAAGGACATTCCTGTTTGCCAG CCCTTTCATTTGGAGCTCAACTTTTTCAACAAGGAGACTCGAGTACTTCATTATCCTATCAGGGCTTTTTATGTAGAGGGCATGAATCTTATGGCTTACAATATTTGTTCTGGAGCAGAGAGTACTTACAAGAAACTTTTCACATCG ATCCCTGGAAATGTGGAATATTATCCTAAGCATATGGTTTATAGTGAGAAGCGGCATCTATTTCTCGTTGTTTATGAGTTTAGTGGCACTACAAATGAAGTGGTCCTTTATTGGGAAAATACTGATCTAAAGTTGTCTAATAGTAAAGGAAGCACAGTTAAAG GTTTCGATGCAGCATTTATTGGTCCCAATGAAAATCACTTTGCTATTCTTGATGAAGATAAGTCTGGCTTGGCTCTGTATATCCTTCCAGGCGCAGTTTTACAAGAAGCTAACGGACAAAAGGGTGCAGTTGAACCAAATCTTTTACCTGATGAACCTGTGGATGTAAAATTGAAATCTGTTCAGGGTCCTATTCCATTTATGTTTGACACTGAAGTCGATCATATATTTTCCACTCCTATAG AGTCCACTTTGATATTTGCTTGTAATGGGAAGCAGATTGGCTTGGCAAAGTTGATTCAAGGGTCCTGGCTTCCAAATTCTGATGGTCACTATATATCGACGAAAGCAGAAGGGAAAAAGTATGCAAGGTTAAAAGCAAATGAGATTGTGCTTCAG GTACATTGGCAACAAACTCTGAGAGGCTACGTTGCTGGAGTATTAACCACTCAAAGAGTGCTTATAGTTTCAGTAGATCTTGATGTACTTGCAAGCAGTTCCTCTAAATTTGACAAAGGAAATCCTCCA TTTAGATCCCTTTTGTGGGTTGGACCTGCACTTCTCTTTTCTACTGCAACTGCAGTTTGTATTTTAGGATGGGATGGGAAAGTGAGGACTATACTTTCCATTAGCATGCCAAATGCAG CTCTAGTTGGGGCTCTAAATGACCGGTTGTTGCTCGCTAACCCTACGTATATTAATCCCAGACAAAAGAGGGGGGTTGAGATTAAGAGTTGTCTTGTTGGGCTTCTCGAACCTCTTCTTATTGGTTTTGCTACCATGCAACAAAATTTTGAGCAGAAGCTTGGCCTTTCTGAAATATTGTACCAAATAACATCAAG GTTTGACAGCCTACGTATCACTCCTCGATCTCTTGATATTTTAGCTAGAGGTCCTCCTGTTTGCGGAGATCTTGCAGTATCATTATCCCAAGCAGGTCCACAGTTCACTCAG GTTCTGCGGGGAGTCTATGCAATCAGGGCACTTCGTTTCTCTACTGCTTTATCTGTTTTGAAGGATGAATTTGTGCGTTCTAGAGATTATCCAAAATGTCCACCAACCTCTCATTTGTTCCACCGATTCCGCCAATTGGGACATGCCTGTATCAA GTATGGTCAGTTTGACAGTGCAAAGGAAACTTTTGAAGTCATAGCAGACTACGAAAGCATGCTAGACCTGTTTATATGCCACCTCAACCACAGTGCAATGCGGCGTCTTGCTCAGAGGCTAGAAGAAGAAGGTGCTGATTCAGAATTGAGGCGATATTGTGAAAGGATTTTAAGAATCCGCTCAAGCGGTTGGACACAAGGCATTTTTGCCAACTTTGCTGCAGAAAGTATGGTTCCTAAAGGCCCTGAATGGGGTGGTGGAAACTGGGAAATCAAGACCCCTATGACCTTGAAGAGTATACCCCAATGGGAGCTTGCTGCAGAAGTTATGCCATACATGAAGACTGATGATGGTGCCATTCCATCAGTTATCTCAGATCATATTGGTGTTTACCTTGGTGTAATAAAAGGAAGAGGTAACGTTATCGAAGTAAGGGAAGGTAGCCTGGTCATACCTGGAGCTACTGACAGTAAGCCAAATGGAGTCCATACTTTTATGGATAAATCTATTGATAAATCTGTGGGAGTTGCAGGTGGTGGAACCAAGGCTGATTCTTTTAAGGGTCTGGAAACTTTAATGAAACCACATGACAGTTCCACTACCTTTGATGAACAACCTAAAGCTGCAGAAGAATTTAAGAAAACAATGTATGGCACAACTAATAATGGTAGCAGCAGCGATGAGGAGGGAGTATCAAAAACTAAGAAGTTACAGATCAGAATACGAGACAAGCCGACATCAGGCACAGTGGATGTCAATAAGATTAAAGAAGCAACAAAGCGACTTGGTGATGGCTTGGGTCTACCTAAAACTAGAACAAAATCACTGAGTGGAGTTTTTCAGGATCTTGGTAAGAATCAACAGCAACCTTATCCTGCTACCAGTGGGGCTGTGAATAATCCCACAATTTCTGCCCCTGGAGATCTCTTTGGCACTGAGGCATGGGCACAACCtacatttttatcaaaaccaaCTCCTGCGCCCACCTGTTGGAACAGTGGCAGCAACAAAAAGAGATTTGCAAGCAGAAGCAAGAGTAATCGAAGCAGAAAAAGAAAACAAGCAGAGCAGCAAGCAAGAAACTTGAATGTACAGCAAGAATTGTAA
- the LOC107960064 gene encoding uncharacterized protein — protein sequence MAATKRDLQAEAIVIEAEKENKQSSNPAFNTTKGVGIAAGPIPEDFFQNTIPSLQVAAALPPPGTLISKLDHTSQPAEVGRKVPPDQVNTPVASAGLPDGGVPPQATEQSIPPESFALPDGGVPPQYSAPAAGMPWPQVQPAQTQVSTQPLDLSALGVPVTTESGKPTPPASVRPGQVPRGAPASICFKTGLAHLELNQLPDSLSCFNEAFLALAKDISRGADIKAQATICAQYKIAVTFLQEISRLQKFQGPRALSAKDEMARLSRHLGSLPLQAKHRINCIRTAIKRNMDVQNYGYAKQMLELLLSKAPPGKQEELRSLIDICVQRGLTNKSIDPLEDPSQFCGATLSRLSTIGYDVCDLCGAKFSALSTSGCIICGMGSIKRSDALGGAGPVPSPFG from the exons atggcagcaacAAAAAGAGATTTGCAAGCAGAAGCAATAGTAATCGAAGCAGAAAAAGAAAACAAGCAGAGCAGCAA tccagctttcaacaccACCAAAGGTGTTGGAATTGCAGCTGGACCTATACCGGAGGACTTTTTCCAAAACACAATACCATCCCTCCAGGTTGCAGCTGCTTTGCCTCCTCCTGGAACTTTAATTTCAAAGTTGGATCATACTTCTCAACCGGCTGAAGTTGGCAGAAAAGTGCCACCTGATCAGGTAAATACACCTGTAGCTAGTGCTGGTCTCCCTGATGGTGGGGTTCCACCTCAAGCCACTGAACAATCTATTCCTCCTGAGTCTTTTGCACTTCCAGACGGCGGTGTTCCTCCACAATACTCAGCTCCGGCTGCTGGTATGCCATGGCCTCAAGTCCAGCCTGCTCAAACACAGGTATCCACGCAGCCTCTTGATCTTAGTGCTCTTGGAGTTCCAGTCACCACTGAGTCAGGAAAACCTACTCCTCCAGCATCTGTGCGCCCTGGACAG GTTCCACGTGGGGCTCCAGCTTCCATATGTTTTAAGACTGGACTTGCCCACCTTGAGCTGAATCAACTTCCAGATTCATTATCCTGTTTTAATGAAGCTTTTCTGGCATTAGCTAAAGATATCTCTCGTGGAGCTGATATTAAAGCTCAAGCTACCATTTGTGCTCAGTACAAGATAGCAGTAACCTTTCTTCAG GAAATTTCAAGGTTGCAAAAATTCCAAGGCCCAAGAGCGCTAAGCGCAAAAGATGAGATGGCTAGATTATCAAGACATCTGGGTTCTTTGCCACTTCAGGCAAAGCACCGAATAAATTGTATCCGCACTGCCATAAAACGAAATATGGATGTTCAGAACTATGGTTATGCGAAGCAGATGCTTGAACTTCTCCTGTCTAAGGCACCTCCAGGTAAGCAAGAGGAATTGAGGAGCCTTATTGATATTTGTGTTCAGAGGGGTTTAACCAACAAGTCAATTGATCCCCTGGAAGATCCCTCTCAATTCTGTGGCGCCACACTCAGCCGTCTTTCTACTATCGGATATGATGTTTGCGATCTTTGTGGCGCCAAATTTTCGGCTCTCTCAACTTCCGGATGCATTATCTGTGGTATGGGAAGCATTAAAAGGTCAGATGCGCTAGGAGGGGCAGGCCCCGTACCTTCACCATTTGGCTGA